One window of the Sulfitobacter alexandrii genome contains the following:
- a CDS encoding TadE/TadG family type IV pilus assembly protein yields MISLSRIDFRHFARNEAGATLVEFAVVLSIFIFMIFALIDFARLGFSNVMAEKATEKAVRMAVVRAPACPDVPRVNQRGLIGIISLDLPNGSSCETRPGLCQAPGLVSCTGSLENPTAAQIWNRVRPLLPNTARPENLRFTYSFDPSLNRVAAAYTPVVTVELAALRFDFISPLGALADFASNSKGSKLGEGFTFPAMSASLPAETIN; encoded by the coding sequence GTGATTTCCCTGTCCCGTATCGATTTTCGGCATTTCGCACGAAACGAAGCCGGCGCGACCCTCGTGGAATTCGCCGTGGTACTCAGTATCTTCATCTTCATGATCTTCGCCCTGATCGACTTTGCGCGGCTGGGATTTTCCAACGTGATGGCGGAAAAGGCGACCGAAAAGGCGGTTCGCATGGCCGTCGTGCGCGCGCCCGCCTGCCCGGATGTGCCCCGCGTCAACCAACGTGGACTGATCGGAATCATCTCCCTCGACCTGCCGAACGGCAGCTCGTGCGAGACGCGCCCGGGTTTGTGCCAGGCGCCCGGCCTGGTGTCCTGCACCGGATCGCTCGAAAACCCGACTGCCGCGCAGATCTGGAATCGGGTGCGCCCCCTGCTGCCGAACACCGCCCGGCCCGAGAATCTGAGGTTCACCTACAGCTTCGACCCCAGCCTCAACCGGGTCGCCGCTGCCTATACCCCGGTCGTCACCGTCGAACTGGCGGCGCTGCGCTTCGACTTCATTTCGCCGCTGGGCGCGCTGGCGGATTTCGCCAGCAATTCCAAGGGCAGCAAGTTGGGCGAAGGGTTCACCTTTCCCGCCATGAGCGCCTCTCTGCCCGCTGAAACCATCAACTAG
- a CDS encoding undecaprenyl-diphosphate phosphatase, protein MDTTLVAAVLGLLEGLTEFIPVSSTGHLLLAGHFLGFQSAGRTFEVVIQLGAVLAILSLYAARLWAVFSAAPHDPAARRFILSVLVAFLPAVVIGVIAHDFIKTVLFETPMLIAVMLVVGGVILLFVDRIAPEPRHEDAMEFPLPMALKIGFIQCLAMIPGTSRSGATIVGALLLGASKRAAAEFSFFLSMPTMAGAFAYDLYKNRDVLDASALGEIAVGFVMAFISAVLVVRWLLDYVSRHGYALFGWWRIIVGTVAIAALYAGF, encoded by the coding sequence ATGGATACGACACTTGTCGCGGCCGTTCTCGGTCTGCTCGAAGGGCTTACGGAGTTCATTCCCGTATCCTCGACGGGTCACCTGCTGCTGGCCGGTCATTTCCTGGGGTTCCAGAGCGCGGGGCGCACATTCGAAGTCGTGATCCAGCTCGGTGCGGTGCTTGCGATCCTGTCTCTCTATGCCGCGCGACTTTGGGCCGTGTTTTCCGCGGCCCCGCATGATCCTGCGGCGCGGCGCTTCATCCTGTCGGTTCTGGTTGCGTTCCTGCCTGCGGTCGTGATCGGTGTCATCGCCCACGATTTCATCAAGACGGTCCTTTTCGAGACGCCGATGCTGATCGCCGTCATGCTTGTGGTCGGAGGTGTCATCCTCCTGTTCGTGGACCGTATCGCACCCGAACCGCGGCACGAGGACGCAATGGAGTTTCCGTTGCCCATGGCGCTGAAGATCGGGTTCATACAGTGCCTTGCCATGATCCCGGGCACGTCACGTTCCGGTGCGACCATCGTGGGGGCATTGCTGCTGGGCGCGAGCAAGAGAGCCGCGGCGGAATTCTCGTTCTTCCTGTCCATGCCGACCATGGCAGGGGCCTTTGCCTACGATCTCTACAAGAACCGCGATGTGCTCGACGCATCGGCACTCGGCGAAATCGCGGTCGGGTTCGTGATGGCTTTCATCTCTGCGGTGTTGGTTGTCCGCTGGTTGCTCGATTACGTCAGCAGGCATGGTTATGCGCTGTTCGGATGGTGGCGAATCATCGTGGGCACGGTTGCGATCGCGGCCCTTTACGCAGGTTTTTGA
- a CDS encoding Flp family type IVb pilin: MTNTLKNLIARLQSCDEGATLVEYGIALGIAVSVGAGALLTLGGDVNTKFSDAKAAVNQTATPTNP, translated from the coding sequence ATGACGAACACCCTGAAGAACCTGATTGCCCGCCTGCAAAGCTGTGACGAAGGGGCGACCCTCGTGGAATACGGTATCGCCCTGGGCATTGCCGTGAGCGTCGGCGCAGGCGCCCTGCTGACCCTGGGCGGTGACGTGAACACCAAGTTCAGCGACGCCAAGGCCGCCGTGAACCAGACCGCGACGCCGACCAACCCGTAA
- a CDS encoding AAA family ATPase encodes MTIAHHDIEKQVAAAVAAQPDRDSGPRTKVIIAVQTPELGRNLSEEMGQDPNVAGTVVHGTLNAVLDAKGMELDRIDIIAFEVGEDVAADLAALKRVEDMLTGPQFIAVSTRPLAADIRNAMLDLGVQDMLVVTLKAPESRVGADLRKAPEHTETANPEPIADPSLGEDDMPAALTAQDTPGAEMLAKGHGDVTVMLRARGGAGASTLAVNLAAAIARDAKPGTTALVDLDIQNGAIALMLDLPDSDQATRFVRGDAVPDAAFLDKAMVRHASGVDVLTAPDVFAPLSAISPQDMVTLMTALKTRYDNIVIDMPQTVVDWMDPVLANAARVLVVSDMSLPSVRRTRRLIDLIAEEHMTLPIKVVMNFEKKPLVTTEAQKEAAQLIGRPLIHWIPTDARAAKRAIDLGTPLIGNAKRSGPARAIVALKKTLFASTGKG; translated from the coding sequence ATGACCATCGCCCATCACGATATCGAAAAGCAGGTGGCCGCAGCAGTCGCGGCCCAGCCCGATCGGGACAGCGGACCGCGCACAAAGGTCATCATCGCGGTGCAGACCCCCGAACTCGGCCGAAACCTGAGCGAGGAAATGGGTCAGGATCCGAACGTCGCCGGAACGGTGGTTCACGGCACGCTTAACGCAGTCCTCGATGCCAAGGGCATGGAACTGGACCGGATCGACATCATCGCCTTCGAGGTCGGTGAGGACGTGGCCGCCGACCTTGCCGCCCTCAAGCGGGTCGAGGACATGCTGACCGGGCCGCAATTCATCGCGGTATCCACGCGCCCCCTGGCCGCAGACATCCGCAACGCGATGCTGGACCTTGGCGTGCAGGACATGCTTGTGGTCACGCTGAAAGCCCCGGAAAGCCGCGTCGGCGCGGACCTCCGGAAAGCGCCCGAGCACACTGAGACCGCGAACCCTGAACCCATCGCCGATCCGTCCTTGGGCGAGGACGACATGCCTGCCGCCCTGACCGCGCAGGACACCCCCGGCGCGGAGATGCTTGCCAAGGGTCATGGCGACGTCACCGTGATGCTGCGTGCAAGGGGCGGCGCCGGTGCGTCGACCCTGGCCGTCAATCTTGCCGCCGCCATCGCAAGGGATGCCAAACCCGGCACCACTGCGCTGGTCGATCTCGACATCCAGAACGGGGCAATCGCGCTGATGCTCGACCTGCCGGATTCCGACCAGGCAACGCGCTTTGTTCGCGGTGACGCCGTGCCGGATGCGGCTTTCCTGGACAAGGCCATGGTCCGCCACGCCAGCGGCGTCGACGTGCTGACCGCACCCGATGTCTTCGCTCCGCTTTCGGCAATATCGCCGCAGGACATGGTCACACTGATGACCGCACTCAAGACGCGCTATGACAACATCGTCATCGACATGCCCCAGACCGTGGTGGACTGGATGGATCCGGTTCTGGCCAACGCGGCGAGGGTGCTCGTGGTCAGCGACATGTCGCTTCCCTCGGTCCGCCGGACGCGGCGGCTGATCGACCTGATCGCGGAAGAGCACATGACCCTCCCGATCAAGGTCGTGATGAACTTCGAGAAGAAGCCGCTGGTGACGACCGAGGCCCAAAAGGAGGCGGCGCAGCTGATCGGCAGGCCCCTGATTCACTGGATTCCGACCGATGCCCGCGCCGCGAAAAGAGCCATCGACCTCGGCACGCCGCTGATCGGCAACGCCAAGCGCTCCGGGCCGGCGCGCGCGATCGTCGCGCTCAAGAAGACGCTTTTTGCCAGCACAGGAAAGGGCTAA
- a CDS encoding type II secretion system F family protein produces the protein MPVDGSLTLIWTLAVAGLLMLAIVAFRMILAPENRQERTAARRLKNMRPQTGHGMAEAMVRRQRQGLTGLSIPLIGDPALLVRRAGLEGKEPLILTGLLVLALAIGVALSLRLNAAVAYPAGVVISILLVKAFLRKRHATRVDALTQQLPDALDLMMRGLRIGHPISATISNVGRTMPDPIGAEFRQLAEQVSHGDYLTDAFTDFADRVGQEDVEYLAVSIRIQHGTGGNLADMLGTLAKVVRDRIVMRRRVRAISSEGRMSAYVLSALPVLIYLVTSYTAPDYYGAISDDPMYQPIAITIILLVVANFLALRKLVTFKI, from the coding sequence ATGCCCGTCGACGGATCTCTCACCCTGATCTGGACCCTCGCGGTCGCAGGCCTGCTGATGCTGGCGATCGTCGCCTTCCGCATGATCTTGGCGCCCGAGAACCGTCAGGAACGGACGGCGGCCAGACGTCTCAAGAACATGCGCCCGCAAACCGGACACGGCATGGCCGAGGCGATGGTCCGCAGGCAGCGCCAGGGGCTGACGGGGCTGTCGATCCCGCTGATCGGCGATCCCGCCCTGCTGGTGCGCCGGGCCGGGCTGGAAGGAAAGGAACCGCTGATCCTGACGGGCCTCCTCGTCCTTGCACTGGCGATCGGCGTCGCCCTTTCATTGCGACTGAATGCGGCCGTCGCCTACCCGGCCGGCGTCGTCATCTCGATCTTGCTGGTCAAGGCGTTTCTCCGGAAACGACACGCCACGCGGGTGGATGCCCTGACGCAGCAGTTGCCCGATGCGCTTGACCTCATGATGCGCGGTCTGCGGATCGGCCACCCGATCAGCGCAACAATTTCTAACGTGGGGCGTACGATGCCCGACCCCATCGGTGCGGAATTTCGCCAACTGGCCGAGCAGGTCAGCCACGGCGACTACCTCACCGACGCCTTCACCGATTTCGCGGACCGGGTCGGACAGGAAGACGTCGAATATCTGGCGGTGTCCATCCGGATCCAGCACGGCACCGGCGGCAATCTGGCGGATATGCTGGGGACCCTCGCCAAGGTCGTTCGGGACCGGATCGTGATGCGCCGTCGGGTGCGCGCGATCTCCTCCGAAGGGCGCATGTCGGCCTACGTGCTCTCCGCCCTGCCCGTATTGATCTACCTCGTCACCTCCTACACCGCGCCGGATTATTACGGCGCGATCAGCGATGACCCGATGTACCAGCCGATCGCGATCACGATCATCCTGCTGGTGGTGGCCAACTTCCTTGCCCTGCGCAAGCTCGTAACCTTCAAGATCTAG
- a CDS encoding complex I NDUFA9 subunit family protein — MSKLVTIYGGSGFVGRYIARRMAKAGWRVRVAVRNPNEAIFVRPYGVVGQVEPILCNIRHDDSVRTAMQGADAVVNCVGILVEQGRNRFDAVQAEGAARVARLAAEEGIERMVQISAIGADAESDSAYAASKGEGEKAVRKYMPNAVILRPSIVFGPEDDFFNRFAGMARNSPILPVVGQHTRFQPVYVDDVAQAAVLAVTGKAEGGIYELGGPEVDTFRGLMERMFGVIHRRRLIFNMPTFIARIMAWGFDTLQSLSFGLFVNRMLTRDQVRNLSKDNIVSEGAKTLADLGIKPVSMASVLPDYLWRFRPSGQYDAIKESARNLRNG; from the coding sequence ATGTCCAAGCTGGTAACGATCTACGGCGGTTCCGGCTTTGTCGGGCGGTATATCGCCCGCCGCATGGCCAAGGCCGGCTGGCGGGTGCGGGTCGCGGTGCGTAACCCGAACGAAGCCATCTTCGTGCGGCCCTACGGTGTCGTCGGGCAGGTGGAGCCGATCCTGTGCAACATCCGGCATGACGACTCGGTAAGGACCGCGATGCAGGGGGCCGATGCCGTCGTCAACTGCGTGGGCATCCTAGTCGAGCAGGGCCGCAACCGTTTCGACGCCGTGCAGGCGGAGGGTGCTGCCCGCGTCGCGCGGCTGGCCGCCGAAGAGGGCATCGAAAGGATGGTCCAGATCTCTGCCATCGGGGCGGATGCCGAGTCCGACAGCGCGTACGCCGCCAGCAAGGGCGAGGGCGAGAAGGCTGTGCGGAAGTACATGCCGAATGCAGTGATCTTGCGGCCCTCCATCGTCTTTGGTCCCGAAGACGATTTCTTCAACCGTTTCGCGGGCATGGCGCGCAACAGCCCGATCCTCCCGGTGGTGGGGCAGCACACCCGCTTCCAGCCGGTCTATGTCGACGATGTCGCGCAGGCCGCAGTTCTCGCCGTGACCGGCAAGGCCGAAGGTGGAATCTATGAACTGGGTGGTCCCGAAGTCGATACCTTCCGGGGGTTGATGGAGCGGATGTTCGGGGTCATCCATCGCCGTCGCCTGATCTTTAACATGCCGACGTTCATCGCGCGGATCATGGCATGGGGTTTCGACACGCTGCAATCTCTCAGCTTCGGCCTGTTCGTGAACCGCATGCTGACCCGCGATCAGGTCAGAAACCTCTCCAAGGACAATATCGTGTCGGAAGGGGCAAAAACCCTTGCCGATCTGGGCATCAAGCCGGTGTCGATGGCATCGGTTCTGCCGGACTACCTGTGGCGTTTCCGACCTTCGGGCCAGTACGACGCGATCAAGGAATCCGCACGCAACCTGCGTAACGGCTGA
- a CDS encoding CpaF family protein encodes MFRSFNANRPAAPAPAPARPAAQPQPSPQPAAKARPAPVAESDNGLKVELHTLLLDQLNLTVLDKVSKEDLRREIATLAAQHLQERGQHIPSGAFQALMDELLDEVLGLGPLEPLLADPTVSDILVNGTDKVFVERRGLLERTEVRFRDERHLLRIIDKIVSSVGRRIDESQPWVDARLEDGSRVNAIIRPCAIDGPSLSIRKFSRTPLHMDRLLEHGALSKPAAQFLEAAVKGRMNILISGGTGSGKTTMLNALSAFIDPRHRMVTIEDAAELQLQQEHVVRLETRPANAEGTGRITQRDLLINALRMRPDRIMVGEVRGNEAFDMLQAMNTGHDGSMTTIHANTARDAISRLEQMVTMIGGDFPMQAIRSQIAAGLQLVLQLNRLSDGRRKVTSISEIVGLEGDTVMMQDIFVFKKMGVDDDGNVKGRMMATGVRPRCFEALMSSGVSLASDAFSMMEEVA; translated from the coding sequence ATGTTCAGATCCTTCAACGCCAACCGGCCTGCCGCCCCCGCACCTGCGCCTGCCCGTCCCGCGGCGCAACCGCAGCCGAGCCCGCAGCCCGCGGCCAAAGCACGACCCGCGCCAGTCGCCGAGTCGGACAACGGCCTGAAGGTGGAACTGCACACCCTGCTGCTGGACCAGTTGAATCTGACGGTTCTCGACAAGGTCAGCAAGGAGGATCTGCGCCGGGAAATCGCCACGCTCGCCGCGCAGCACCTGCAGGAGCGGGGTCAGCACATTCCATCCGGCGCATTCCAGGCGCTGATGGACGAACTGCTGGACGAGGTTCTGGGGCTCGGCCCGCTCGAACCCCTGCTCGCGGACCCGACGGTTAGCGATATCCTTGTCAACGGCACCGACAAGGTCTTTGTCGAACGGCGCGGCCTGCTGGAACGCACTGAGGTCCGTTTCCGCGACGAACGCCACCTTCTGCGGATCATCGACAAGATCGTGTCCAGCGTCGGCCGTCGTATCGACGAAAGCCAGCCTTGGGTTGACGCGCGCCTGGAAGACGGAAGCCGCGTCAACGCGATCATCCGCCCCTGCGCCATCGACGGTCCCAGCCTCTCGATCCGCAAGTTCTCGCGGACACCGTTGCATATGGACAGGCTGCTGGAGCATGGCGCCCTGTCCAAACCGGCGGCGCAGTTTCTCGAAGCGGCGGTGAAGGGCCGCATGAACATCCTGATTTCCGGCGGCACCGGATCGGGAAAGACGACGATGCTCAACGCGCTGTCCGCTTTCATCGACCCGCGTCACCGCATGGTGACCATCGAGGACGCGGCAGAGTTGCAGCTGCAGCAGGAACACGTCGTCCGCCTCGAAACGCGACCCGCGAACGCCGAAGGCACGGGCCGTATCACCCAACGCGACCTGCTCATCAATGCCCTGCGGATGCGTCCCGACCGGATCATGGTCGGAGAGGTTCGCGGGAACGAGGCCTTCGACATGTTGCAGGCCATGAACACCGGCCACGACGGGTCCATGACCACGATCCACGCCAATACCGCGCGCGACGCGATCAGCCGCCTTGAACAGATGGTCACGATGATCGGCGGAGATTTCCCGATGCAGGCCATCCGCTCGCAGATCGCGGCGGGTCTGCAACTGGTGCTGCAGCTCAACCGCCTGTCGGACGGGCGGCGCAAAGTTACCAGCATCTCCGAGATCGTGGGGCTCGAGGGGGATACCGTGATGATGCAGGACATCTTCGTCTTCAAGAAGATGGGCGTCGACGATGACGGCAACGTAAAGGGTCGCATGATGGCCACCGGCGTGCGCCCCCGCTGCTTCGAAGCCTTGATGTCGTCCGGCGTATCACTGGCCAGCGACGCCTTCTCGATGATGGAAGAGGTCGCCTGA
- a CDS encoding TadE/TadG family type IV pilus assembly protein, with the protein MMRRHLTFWRNEDGAALVEFGMLLPTLLLFVGLCVEGTRTYWSYQTTITGVRDATRYLSRVVDRDICLNGGSVSAWDAKLTEIVRTSQSGEGMFPRAVSIKGVNASLTCRNAGLRGGATAVATVSASLQIGVPFASLFRLAGVETAAVDTKVTDSTRILGL; encoded by the coding sequence ATGATGCGCAGGCACCTCACCTTCTGGCGAAACGAAGACGGCGCCGCGCTGGTCGAATTCGGAATGCTCCTGCCGACGCTCCTTCTATTTGTCGGGCTCTGCGTCGAGGGCACGCGGACCTACTGGTCCTACCAGACCACGATCACCGGGGTGCGTGATGCGACACGCTACCTCAGCCGCGTGGTGGACCGCGACATCTGCCTGAACGGTGGATCGGTCAGCGCCTGGGATGCCAAGCTGACGGAGATCGTACGCACCAGCCAGTCCGGCGAGGGAATGTTCCCGCGCGCCGTGTCGATCAAGGGTGTCAACGCCAGCCTGACCTGCCGGAACGCCGGTTTGCGCGGCGGCGCCACCGCGGTGGCAACGGTCAGTGCCAGCCTTCAGATCGGGGTGCCCTTCGCGTCGCTCTTTCGGCTGGCCGGGGTCGAGACCGCCGCCGTCGACACGAAAGTTACCGACAGCACGAGGATCCTGGGCCTGTGA
- a CDS encoding TadE/TadG family type IV pilus assembly protein produces the protein MTPIAALDHFRRDEHGGVLLLWAVCVVMILGFFGLIFDTGRMAATQSELQSYADSVSLAAAAELDGKSDSIARATDAAAGLITDTQTFADGARTLDFADDVALVFYKPAPNGKFERSEALETTNSYAARFVEARISDRDVRAAVTAAFSSLTGEETPDSSVSASAVAGFSLEACNVAPVAMCLPSVDFDAASNIGKTLELKLDVNLSQLIPGQLRAVHTLTDSLDGLEICAGLLGRNLAACLLASRQPETACAGGGGLHLTADVSGTDLMDAINTRFGKFRGLVSGYRNKPQFSAAPNVLTGLLSAAGLCLPIGDLLNLGNADIGLPTDDCLATGGCSVQGNGVWEAGRTAYVEAHYDGDEPHPEARTRFEFYQAEIEAAVEAESNPLTGAVGGLLGGVIGEPAMCAPQPNKDIKRRLMVVAGIDCLSAELDAAVTVPPVQQFFEVFTLGPAENGLLNVEITACLGGDCGGGNLDTEVVDVVRLVE, from the coding sequence ATGACCCCCATAGCGGCACTCGATCATTTTCGCAGGGACGAACATGGCGGCGTGCTGCTGCTCTGGGCTGTCTGCGTGGTCATGATCCTGGGCTTCTTTGGCCTGATCTTCGACACTGGGCGCATGGCCGCCACCCAGTCGGAACTGCAATCCTACGCCGACAGTGTCAGCCTTGCCGCCGCGGCGGAACTGGACGGCAAGTCGGATTCCATCGCCCGCGCGACCGATGCGGCTGCCGGCCTGATCACCGATACGCAGACTTTCGCGGACGGGGCACGCACCCTCGATTTCGCCGACGACGTCGCGCTGGTTTTCTACAAGCCCGCTCCAAACGGCAAGTTCGAGCGGTCAGAGGCGCTCGAAACCACGAACAGCTATGCCGCCCGTTTCGTCGAAGCCCGCATCAGCGATCGCGACGTTCGGGCTGCCGTGACTGCGGCCTTCAGCTCTCTCACCGGCGAAGAAACACCCGACAGCAGCGTCTCCGCCAGCGCGGTGGCGGGGTTCTCGCTTGAGGCATGCAATGTCGCGCCGGTCGCCATGTGCCTGCCCTCGGTCGACTTCGACGCGGCTTCGAACATCGGAAAGACATTGGAGCTGAAGCTGGATGTAAATCTCAGCCAACTGATTCCCGGCCAGCTTCGCGCCGTCCACACGCTGACCGACTCACTCGACGGCCTCGAAATCTGCGCGGGCCTGCTCGGCCGCAACCTGGCTGCCTGTCTGCTGGCCTCGCGCCAGCCGGAAACGGCCTGCGCCGGAGGCGGCGGGCTGCATCTTACGGCGGATGTCTCCGGCACCGACCTGATGGACGCGATCAATACCCGTTTCGGCAAGTTCCGTGGTCTCGTTTCCGGATACCGCAACAAACCGCAGTTCAGTGCCGCGCCCAACGTCCTTACCGGCCTGCTGAGCGCCGCAGGCCTCTGCCTCCCGATCGGAGACCTGCTGAACCTCGGGAACGCGGATATCGGGCTGCCGACCGACGATTGCCTTGCGACCGGCGGATGCTCCGTTCAGGGCAACGGTGTGTGGGAGGCGGGCCGGACGGCCTATGTCGAAGCGCATTACGACGGCGACGAGCCCCACCCCGAGGCGCGCACGCGCTTCGAATTCTACCAAGCCGAAATCGAAGCCGCCGTCGAAGCTGAGTCCAACCCGTTGACGGGCGCGGTCGGTGGCCTTCTGGGCGGCGTGATCGGAGAACCCGCCATGTGCGCGCCCCAGCCGAACAAGGATATCAAGCGCCGCCTCATGGTGGTGGCCGGGATCGACTGCCTTTCGGCGGAACTGGATGCCGCCGTGACGGTGCCCCCTGTGCAACAATTCTTCGAGGTCTTCACTCTCGGCCCCGCAGAAAACGGTCTGCTCAACGTCGAGATCACCGCCTGCCTGGGCGGCGATTGCGGTGGTGGCAACCTCGACACGGAAGTCGTGGACGTCGTGAGGCTTGTCGAATGA
- a CDS encoding helix-turn-helix transcriptional regulator → MPFPNATDTHSRIARCFALLNDWHAAIAGHAPLTDVIAVLTRQTSARNISFYRFREDRSVPIAAARRQDDTAAAENSKGTLARYLRATRDAEIPPGTMLSLSDLRAEAEFPGSAAAAEWDPREDIINVVLIVLADRPGQLDVIEMIFDSIPSLNPDIPPVLVSAALAEAWKMRAPGLITRITLSNIRSRSQSVQVPSSGILSGNNPCGLSRAEQRVCHMLVAGQKAKTIAEELDLSVATVRTHLRNIYSKTQTAGQVELIALVNDPDGVVS, encoded by the coding sequence GTGCCGTTTCCGAACGCAACCGATACGCACAGCCGCATCGCCCGGTGCTTTGCCCTGCTCAATGACTGGCACGCGGCCATCGCCGGTCACGCCCCCCTGACGGATGTGATCGCTGTTCTCACGCGCCAGACCTCGGCCCGCAACATTTCATTCTACCGCTTCAGGGAAGACCGGTCTGTTCCCATCGCCGCAGCCCGCCGGCAGGACGACACCGCCGCTGCGGAAAACAGCAAGGGCACGCTGGCCAGATATCTTCGTGCCACACGAGATGCGGAGATCCCGCCCGGCACGATGCTCAGCCTCAGCGATCTGCGCGCCGAAGCCGAATTTCCCGGCAGTGCCGCGGCCGCCGAATGGGATCCGCGGGAGGATATCATCAACGTCGTGCTAATCGTTCTGGCGGACCGGCCGGGTCAGCTTGACGTGATCGAGATGATCTTCGATTCGATCCCCAGCCTGAACCCCGACATCCCGCCGGTTCTGGTCAGTGCCGCCCTGGCGGAAGCCTGGAAGATGCGCGCGCCGGGCCTGATCACGAGGATCACGCTGTCGAACATCAGAAGCCGGTCGCAAAGCGTGCAGGTGCCGTCTTCGGGGATCCTCAGTGGCAACAATCCCTGCGGGCTCAGTCGTGCAGAGCAGCGGGTCTGTCACATGCTGGTTGCCGGCCAGAAAGCCAAGACCATCGCCGAGGAGCTCGACCTGTCGGTCGCCACGGTGCGCACGCATTTGCGGAACATCTATTCCAAGACGCAGACGGCGGGGCAGGTGGAACTCATCGCACTGGTCAACGATCCTGACGGGGTGGTCTCGTGA
- a CDS encoding A24 family peptidase — MTAFADIAVPVGWLVAPLMLAVILCDLRLMRIPNGLVGLVLVVAIVSLAMTEPLTEILWRFCAALVVFAAGLALFAARLMGGGDVKLMAALTLLIPTAALPVFGLLFSACIVLGVILLVALRAMSDAQSTRWLSLRDRRRFPLGLSIGMAGLTFVALGERLTSTLVA, encoded by the coding sequence GTGACGGCTTTCGCAGATATAGCGGTGCCGGTCGGCTGGCTGGTGGCCCCGCTGATGCTGGCGGTGATCCTGTGCGATCTGCGGTTGATGCGGATTCCTAACGGACTGGTCGGTCTCGTTCTCGTCGTGGCCATTGTCAGCCTCGCCATGACCGAGCCGCTGACCGAAATCCTCTGGCGATTCTGCGCGGCTCTCGTCGTTTTCGCCGCAGGGCTGGCACTGTTCGCCGCGCGCCTCATGGGGGGCGGAGACGTCAAGTTGATGGCGGCGCTTACCCTGCTGATCCCGACGGCGGCGCTGCCGGTTTTCGGCCTGCTCTTCTCGGCATGTATCGTGCTGGGCGTCATCCTCCTGGTCGCCCTGCGTGCCATGTCGGATGCCCAGAGCACCCGCTGGCTCAGCCTGCGCGACCGGCGGCGGTTTCCGCTGGGTCTGAGTATCGGCATGGCGGGATTGACCTTTGTCGCCCTTGGGGAACGGCTCACATCGACACTCGTCGCCTGA
- a CDS encoding type II secretion system F family protein — translation MRSASLLTDATLYASPQTLIMFAALAAFAMLLFAAVGLVQTRDHSASRMRALSIAMNEGRSTLSKGKESAPRGFKKALIPEDPSERAQIRFQLAKVGFDRADSVEIFFLVRLCLALLPPVSVFAAIFLTQSGLLPAFIADKIEATSKLRLLQVAAIGAGVGFYGPGFWLYSRIKARKEKISKAFPNALDLVQISVEAGMGFDAAINRVGNELGRVAPEIAYEFLLLQLEIQAGRDRESALFDMAERMGIDEARSFALVIAQSLQFGTSLTAALKTYAIEMRQMRELAAQEKANKLPVQMSGVMSVLMLPALFLITLTPIIIRYMAIY, via the coding sequence ATGCGTTCCGCTTCCCTCCTTACCGACGCCACCCTCTATGCCTCGCCGCAGACGCTGATCATGTTCGCGGCGCTGGCGGCTTTCGCGATGCTCCTTTTCGCGGCAGTCGGCCTTGTTCAGACGCGGGATCATTCGGCCTCCCGGATGAGGGCGCTCTCCATTGCCATGAACGAGGGACGCTCGACCCTGTCAAAGGGCAAGGAATCGGCCCCGCGCGGCTTCAAGAAGGCACTGATCCCCGAAGACCCCTCGGAAAGGGCACAGATCAGGTTCCAGCTTGCCAAGGTAGGGTTCGACCGCGCGGATTCGGTCGAAATCTTCTTCCTCGTCCGGCTGTGTCTGGCGCTGCTGCCCCCCGTTTCGGTTTTTGCCGCGATCTTTCTGACACAGTCCGGTCTGCTGCCCGCGTTCATCGCAGACAAGATCGAAGCCACCTCGAAACTGCGTCTGCTTCAGGTCGCGGCCATCGGTGCAGGGGTCGGCTTCTACGGGCCGGGGTTCTGGCTGTATTCGAGGATCAAGGCGCGCAAGGAAAAGATCTCCAAGGCGTTTCCGAACGCGCTGGACCTCGTCCAGATCTCCGTCGAAGCCGGCATGGGTTTCGACGCCGCGATCAACCGTGTCGGCAACGAGCTTGGCCGGGTGGCGCCTGAAATTGCCTATGAATTCCTGCTTCTCCAACTCGAAATCCAGGCCGGCCGCGACCGCGAAAGCGCGCTGTTCGACATGGCCGAAAGGATGGGCATCGACGAGGCGCGCTCCTTTGCGCTGGTCATCGCCCAGTCGCTTCAATTCGGCACCAGCCTGACCGCCGCGCTCAAGACCTATGCCATCGAAATGCGGCAGATGCGCGAACTTGCCGCGCAAGAGAAGGCCAACAAGCTGCCGGTGCAGATGTCCGGCGTGATGTCGGTGCTGATGCTGCCCGCGCTGTTCCTGATCACGTTGACGCCGATCATCATTCGCTACATGGCGATCTACTGA